A window of Campylobacter concisus contains these coding sequences:
- a CDS encoding DUF3972 domain-containing protein, protein MQTYLGVDEFCKLVHLEREVIEDMINRGVLKTKEENGEILIEASEGTMSVVPSVSQNLSMQPQGQDGISFVEKTIGTILNLHEKVLDAKDETLETLRNENKFLKEALISMQELYDEDRKTVETLTKQLKISQDEVEFLKRKYKLMWNQAVENFNGQK, encoded by the coding sequence GTGCAGACCTATCTTGGAGTTGATGAATTTTGCAAACTTGTGCACTTAGAGCGTGAAGTTATCGAAGATATGATAAATCGTGGCGTTTTGAAAACCAAAGAGGAAAATGGAGAAATTTTGATAGAAGCGAGCGAAGGAACGATGAGCGTGGTGCCTAGTGTTTCGCAAAATTTATCTATGCAACCGCAAGGCCAAGATGGTATCAGCTTTGTTGAAAAGACGATTGGAACGATATTAAATTTACACGAAAAGGTGCTTGACGCAAAAGATGAGACGCTTGAAACCTTAAGAAATGAGAATAAATTTTTAAAAGAGGCGCTCATTTCGATGCAAGAGCTCTATGATGAAGATAGAAAAACGGTCGAGACGCTTACAAAACAGCTTAAAATTTCACAAGATGAAGTTGAATTTCTAAAACGAAAATACAAACTCATGTGGAACCAAGCGGTTGAAAATTTTAACGGACAAAAGTAG
- a CDS encoding GyrI-like domain-containing protein codes for MKIINLDDSFEIYGVKTRTKNEDEIGGKSKIPALWSKFMNEYYDGKSEIYSVYCNYESDLNGHYDNFIGTRSSHKSDEILGIKSGKYAVFTFAREPQNVGKFWGKIWKYFENSELKRAYETDFELYGSDEIKIFISILG; via the coding sequence ATGAAGATTATAAATTTAGATGATAGCTTTGAAATTTACGGAGTAAAAACTCGCACTAAAAATGAAGATGAGATAGGCGGCAAGAGTAAAATTCCAGCTTTATGGTCTAAATTTATGAATGAGTACTATGATGGCAAAAGTGAAATTTATAGCGTTTACTGCAACTATGAAAGCGATCTTAACGGACATTACGATAACTTCATCGGCACAAGATCAAGCCACAAAAGTGATGAAATTCTAGGGATAAAAAGTGGCAAATATGCCGTTTTTACTTTTGCAAGAGAGCCGCAAAACGTAGGAAAATTTTGGGGTAAAATTTGGAAGTATTTTGAAAATAGTGAGCTAAAAAGAGCCTATGAAACGGACTTTGAGCTTTACGGCAGCGATGAGATAAAAATTTTTATATCTATTTTAGGTTAG
- a CDS encoding AbgT family transporter, with protein sequence MNKKNNSSILSFIENFGNKLPNPTMLFIYLSIITIIISFVLEKMGVGVSYQAIKDGQISQLNANVINLLSADSLRSFVSSVLKNFTNFYPLGVVFAIILGIGIADKSGLLSALMTKIALKSSKIWVTPIVIFLGVMSNVASSVGYVVLIPLGAILFAGFGRHPIAGLAAAFAGVSGGWSANLLIGTNDPMFAAFSMQAASVLNPDYVVLATANWYFMIASTFLIVFVGWFVTDKIVEPRLGKFDFLGDFSLKEHSGISVEQKRGLKFSLIALIVFVILLLVAILPSGSLFGAKGNESFMKSTFMHSIVVFMMLLFIVVGVAYGVGARSIKSSNDAIKFMEQSISELSGFLVLIFFAAQFTYLFNTSNIGLVLSIKGSIFLKEVGLTGLSLIIVFIFLIAFINLFIAVDSAKWAMMAPIFVPMFMNLGLSPELTQAAFRIGDSTTNIITPLMPFFVLIVAFMQKYNKELKIGSVVSIMLPYTVAFLISWTALMSFWYIFDLPLGPGAFIHYVK encoded by the coding sequence ATGAATAAAAAAAACAATAGTTCAATCTTAAGTTTTATTGAAAATTTTGGTAATAAATTACCAAATCCAACTATGCTTTTTATCTATCTTTCGATTATTACGATAATAATATCGTTTGTGCTAGAAAAGATGGGCGTTGGTGTAAGCTATCAGGCTATCAAAGATGGACAAATATCACAGCTTAATGCAAATGTTATAAATTTACTTTCTGCTGATAGTCTTAGATCTTTTGTTTCGTCTGTGCTTAAAAATTTTACTAATTTTTATCCTTTGGGAGTAGTTTTTGCGATTATTCTAGGTATTGGTATCGCAGACAAGTCTGGACTTTTGTCAGCACTTATGACAAAGATTGCCTTAAAATCTTCCAAAATATGGGTAACTCCAATCGTTATTTTCCTTGGTGTAATGTCAAATGTTGCTTCCTCGGTTGGCTATGTTGTGCTAATCCCGCTTGGAGCTATTTTATTTGCTGGATTTGGTCGCCATCCAATTGCTGGATTAGCTGCTGCTTTTGCTGGTGTTAGCGGCGGCTGGTCGGCAAATTTATTAATCGGTACAAATGACCCGATGTTTGCGGCATTTTCTATGCAAGCAGCTAGCGTACTAAATCCGGATTATGTGGTATTAGCAACTGCAAATTGGTACTTTATGATCGCTTCGACATTTTTGATCGTATTTGTTGGCTGGTTTGTGACAGATAAAATCGTAGAGCCTAGGCTTGGCAAATTTGATTTTCTAGGTGATTTTAGCCTGAAAGAGCATAGTGGGATAAGTGTAGAGCAAAAACGTGGCTTAAAATTTTCACTAATAGCGTTAATTGTTTTTGTGATTTTATTGCTTGTGGCTATTTTGCCTTCTGGTTCTTTATTTGGAGCAAAAGGCAATGAAAGCTTTATGAAATCTACTTTTATGCATTCTATTGTTGTTTTTATGATGTTGCTTTTTATAGTGGTAGGTGTCGCTTACGGCGTAGGTGCTAGGAGTATAAAAAGTAGTAATGACGCCATAAAATTTATGGAACAATCTATTTCTGAGCTATCAGGATTTTTGGTTTTGATATTTTTTGCAGCCCAGTTTACATATCTTTTTAATACCTCAAATATTGGGCTAGTGCTTTCTATAAAAGGTTCTATTTTTCTAAAAGAGGTCGGACTAACTGGACTTAGTCTTATCATAGTTTTTATTTTCTTGATCGCTTTTATAAATTTATTTATAGCTGTTGATTCTGCAAAGTGGGCGATGATGGCTCCAATTTTTGTACCAATGTTTATGAATCTTGGACTCTCACCAGAGCTTACACAGGCTGCTTTTAGAATAGGCGACTCTACTACAAATATCATAACTCCTTTGATGCCGTTTTTTGTTTTGATAGTAGCTTTTATGCAAAAATACAATAAAGAGTTAAAAATAGGATCAGTGGTTTCTATTATGCTTCCTTATACGGTTGCATTTTTAATTTCTTGGACAGCGCTAATGTCATTTTGGTACATTTTTGATCTACCGCTAGGGCCTGGTGCGTTTATACACTATGTAAAGTAA
- the glyQ gene encoding glycine--tRNA ligase subunit alpha, with the protein MTFSQIILTLQNYWQEQGCVILQPYDMPAGAGTYHQATFLRSLGPKPWATAYVAPSRRPTDGRYGENPNRLGAYYQFQVLIKPSPENIQELYLKSLEKLGLNLKDHDIRFVEDNWESPTLGAWGLGWEVWLDGMEVTQFTYFQQVGGITCELISGEITYGLERLAMYLQDVNSVYDIVWDDSNGNIVTYADVHKQGEYEWSKYNFEVANVDMLFNQFENAFNECKRCLESKISLPAYDYCMLAAHTFNVLDARGAISVTQRQDYILKIRELAKECALTYKESLEQK; encoded by the coding sequence ATGACATTTTCACAAATAATATTAACCCTTCAAAACTATTGGCAAGAGCAAGGTTGTGTTATACTTCAGCCATACGACATGCCAGCTGGTGCTGGTACTTATCATCAAGCGACATTTTTAAGAAGCCTCGGACCAAAGCCATGGGCGACTGCATATGTAGCTCCAAGCCGCCGTCCGACTGATGGCAGATACGGCGAAAACCCAAACCGTCTAGGCGCTTATTATCAGTTTCAAGTGCTCATAAAACCAAGTCCAGAAAATATCCAAGAGCTTTATCTAAAAAGCCTTGAAAAGCTTGGGTTAAATTTAAAAGATCACGACATCCGCTTCGTCGAGGATAACTGGGAGAGCCCGACTCTGGGCGCTTGGGGGCTAGGCTGGGAGGTCTGGCTAGATGGCATGGAAGTGACGCAGTTTACCTATTTTCAGCAAGTGGGTGGCATCACATGCGAGCTGATCTCTGGTGAGATAACATATGGCCTTGAACGTTTGGCTATGTATCTCCAAGATGTAAATAGCGTCTATGACATCGTTTGGGACGACTCTAATGGCAACATCGTAACCTACGCCGACGTGCATAAACAAGGCGAGTATGAGTGGAGCAAATATAACTTCGAAGTAGCAAATGTTGATATGCTTTTTAACCAGTTTGAAAACGCATTTAACGAGTGCAAACGCTGCTTAGAGTCTAAAATTTCACTGCCAGCTTACGACTACTGCATGCTTGCGGCTCACACATTTAACGTCCTTGACGCGCGCGGAGCGATTAGTGTAACGCAAAGGCAAGACTACATCCTAAAAATTCGAGAGCTTGCAAAAGAGTGTGCGCTAACTTATAAAGAGAGCCTAGAGCAAAAGTAA
- a CDS encoding Nif3-like dinuclear metal center hexameric protein: MKIAEIYKILDEICPFASQESWDNSGLQVGSFDSEFEQIYLSLDLDSELLQNVLPNSLIITHHPLIFKGLKSLDYSLYPSSLIREMMIKNISLISLHTNADLVFLNEKFVMQVLGLEISSKEGFLIYADVKIKFSKLCKFVKEKLGLENLRVVHAKDEISKICICTGSGGDLIQDVKADVFLTGDLKYHQALYAKENGLNLIDINHYESERYFGDFLAKYLQNLKIEVIIRNSKNPFTYC, translated from the coding sequence ATGAAAATAGCTGAAATTTATAAAATTCTAGATGAAATTTGCCCGTTTGCGAGCCAAGAGTCTTGGGATAATAGTGGCCTTCAAGTTGGCTCATTTGATAGCGAATTTGAGCAAATTTATCTAAGTCTTGATTTGGATAGCGAACTTTTGCAAAATGTCTTGCCAAATTCGCTCATTATTACTCATCATCCGCTCATTTTTAAGGGGCTAAAAAGCTTAGACTACAGCCTTTATCCAAGCTCACTCATAAGAGAGATGATGATAAAAAATATCTCGCTCATTTCGCTTCACACAAATGCCGACCTTGTCTTTTTAAATGAAAAATTTGTGATGCAGGTTTTGGGGCTTGAAATTTCAAGTAAAGAGGGCTTTTTGATCTATGCTGATGTGAAGATAAAATTTAGTAAGCTTTGCAAATTTGTAAAAGAAAAACTTGGACTAGAAAATTTAAGAGTAGTTCATGCAAAAGATGAAATTTCTAAAATTTGTATCTGTACTGGAAGTGGCGGAGATCTCATCCAAGATGTCAAAGCAGATGTCTTTTTAACGGGTGATCTAAAGTATCATCAAGCTCTTTATGCAAAGGAAAATGGGCTAAATTTAATCGATATAAATCACTATGAAAGTGAACGTTATTTTGGTGATTTTTTAGCAAAATATTTGCAAAATCTGAAAATTGAAGTTATAATACGCAATTCTAAAAATCCATTTACATATTGCTAA
- a CDS encoding zinc ribbon domain-containing protein, with protein MNKYLQQLVELSDLDKQIDGFIPRIQDIEKAYKNIEEECETITVNIERLDEEVNDLKSQKSGTNAHIAEFSAKIKDVAKKSSSAKSEKEIKALSLEEDIAKEQLEAANEEIARLEKLIDSKNSQKDELGAKKAELEENLKNIKSKTSSELENIGKEREEVYAKKDKLIATMNQKILAFYEKIRKWAHNTAVVPVKKQACYGCFMQINDKTFSAVIKGEDIVTCPHCGRILYKQEQ; from the coding sequence ATGAATAAATACTTACAACAATTAGTTGAATTATCTGATCTTGATAAACAAATAGATGGCTTTATACCACGCATTCAAGACATAGAAAAGGCTTATAAAAATATAGAAGAAGAGTGCGAAACCATAACGGTTAATATAGAAAGACTAGATGAAGAGGTAAATGACCTAAAATCTCAAAAATCAGGCACAAATGCTCATATTGCCGAGTTTAGTGCAAAGATAAAAGATGTAGCCAAAAAAAGCTCAAGTGCAAAAAGTGAAAAGGAGATAAAAGCTCTAAGTCTTGAAGAAGATATTGCAAAAGAGCAACTTGAGGCTGCAAATGAAGAGATTGCTAGACTTGAGAAGCTAATAGATAGTAAAAATAGTCAAAAAGATGAGCTTGGTGCAAAAAAAGCTGAACTTGAAGAGAATTTAAAAAATATAAAAAGCAAAACTTCATCTGAACTTGAAAATATCGGGAAAGAACGTGAAGAAGTTTATGCTAAAAAAGACAAGCTTATCGCCACTATGAATCAAAAAATTCTCGCATTTTATGAAAAAATTAGAAAATGGGCTCATAATACGGCTGTTGTTCCTGTAAAAAAACAAGCTTGTTATGGTTGCTTTATGCAGATAAACGACAAAACTTTCTCTGCTGTTATCAAGGGCGAAGATATCGTTACATGTCCGCATTGTGGCAGAATTTTATACAAACAAGAGCAATAA
- the waaA gene encoding lipid IV(A) 3-deoxy-D-manno-octulosonic acid transferase — MIIIYYFLASILYLFGAIFLFFLSFKKKYHKSIPARFFLFNNPKFQDADVHFHACSFGEVQALKPLMQKFDSKAISVVTNTGFEAASKICSNARFLPFEIFLPFWLKKSKILVIFEAELWLMLVFMAKLKGSRVILINARISDRSYKSYLKFGFFYRYLFKFIDKIYAQSELDKERLKSLGAGEIEVVGNIKAAFLPSVSKIYEKPKARVIVLASTHLGEEEMILQNLNLKENDLLIIAPRHPERFAEVEKIAGDYAKKHDFSFAKFSQTYKFEAKVNLLDTLGELVNVYAISNIVVLGGSFAPNIGGHNPIECAQFNPVIISGEFIFNQKALFSLVENIYIAKASEISGIIDSDAKKSKIAVQASADAIIEDIRSTL; from the coding sequence GTGATAATAATATATTACTTTCTAGCCTCAATACTCTATCTCTTTGGGGCTATCTTTTTATTTTTTTTAAGTTTTAAAAAAAAGTATCACAAGTCGATTCCAGCACGTTTTTTCCTCTTTAATAATCCAAAATTTCAAGACGCAGATGTACATTTTCACGCTTGCTCATTTGGCGAGGTGCAAGCACTCAAGCCTTTGATGCAAAAATTTGATAGTAAAGCTATAAGCGTGGTGACAAATACAGGCTTTGAAGCGGCAAGTAAAATTTGCTCTAACGCGAGATTTTTACCGTTTGAAATTTTCTTGCCATTTTGGCTAAAAAAGAGCAAAATTTTAGTAATTTTTGAGGCTGAGCTTTGGCTTATGCTAGTTTTCATGGCAAAGCTAAAAGGCAGCCGCGTGATACTGATAAACGCTAGAATTTCAGATAGAAGCTACAAAAGCTACTTAAAATTTGGCTTTTTTTACAGATATCTTTTTAAATTCATAGATAAAATTTACGCTCAAAGTGAGCTTGATAAAGAGAGGCTAAAGTCGCTTGGTGCAGGTGAAATAGAGGTCGTTGGCAACATAAAGGCTGCGTTTTTGCCAAGCGTGAGTAAAATTTATGAAAAGCCAAAAGCTAGGGTGATCGTGCTGGCAAGCACGCATTTGGGCGAAGAAGAGATGATTTTGCAAAATTTAAATTTAAAAGAAAATGATCTTTTAATCATCGCACCACGCCATCCTGAGAGGTTCGCAGAGGTTGAGAAGATAGCAGGCGACTACGCTAAAAAGCATGACTTTAGCTTTGCGAAATTTAGTCAAACGTATAAATTTGAAGCTAAAGTAAATTTGCTTGACACTTTAGGTGAGCTTGTAAATGTCTATGCTATTAGCAATATAGTCGTGCTTGGAGGCAGTTTTGCGCCAAATATTGGTGGGCATAATCCAATCGAGTGCGCACAATTTAACCCAGTGATAATAAGTGGCGAGTTTATATTTAACCAAAAGGCGTTATTTAGCCTAGTTGAAAACATCTATATCGCAAAAGCAAGCGAGATCAGTGGCATAATAGATAGTGATGCTAAAAAGAGCAAGATCGCTGTGCAAGCAAGTGCTGATGCGATCATAGAAGATATAAGGAGCACTTTATGA
- a CDS encoding RluA family pseudouridine synthase — protein MSEEKAYKILAKQKNISNNEAKELIDSGLVYAKGQKVMIARALMSENTKFSVEEMPKPSIIFEDENLIAISKPAAITSEKISQIYKFPLLHRLDKDTSGVLLLVKNDEFAALAINEFKKMKVEKIYVAAVRGIMSEEVVVNEPILTIKNKNGAISKISKDGKEAISEISPLMVVGKKTLVKVAIKTGRTHQIRVHLASLNLPIVGDEKYGKNRANRMFLHAYSIALLNYKFKAPIPKEFNSLGFEISNKFEI, from the coding sequence ATGAGCGAAGAAAAAGCGTATAAAATTTTAGCCAAACAAAAAAATATCTCAAACAACGAGGCAAAGGAGCTAATAGATAGCGGTCTAGTCTATGCTAAAGGCCAAAAAGTGATGATAGCTCGAGCACTAATGAGTGAAAATACCAAATTTAGCGTCGAAGAGATGCCAAAGCCAAGCATTATTTTTGAAGATGAAAATTTAATAGCAATCAGTAAGCCAGCTGCCATAACTAGTGAAAAAATTAGTCAAATTTATAAATTTCCACTCCTTCACAGGCTCGATAAGGACACAAGCGGCGTGTTGCTTCTTGTAAAAAATGATGAATTCGCAGCACTTGCCATAAATGAATTTAAAAAGATGAAGGTTGAGAAAATTTACGTGGCCGCAGTTAGGGGCATCATGAGCGAAGAAGTGGTCGTAAATGAGCCGATCCTAACGATAAAAAATAAAAATGGCGCCATTTCAAAGATATCAAAAGATGGCAAAGAGGCTATCAGTGAAATTTCGCCTCTCATGGTTGTGGGTAAAAAAACGCTGGTAAAAGTTGCCATAAAAACAGGCAGAACGCACCAGATAAGAGTGCATTTGGCTAGTTTAAATTTACCTATCGTTGGCGATGAGAAATACGGCAAAAATAGAGCAAATAGAATGTTTTTGCATGCCTATTCTATCGCTCTTTTAAACTATAAATTTAAAGCGCCGATACCAAAAGAATTTAACTCTCTTGGATTTGAGATATCTAATAAATTTGAAATTTAA
- the ffh gene encoding signal recognition particle protein, which yields MFEQISESFRLAVSKIRFVDDEKALKNALDVLKKALLKADVHHKVTKDLLASIESELKQTGVGQKNFLDAIKSNLTTILTAPGNQGFVYAPVAPTIVLMAGLQGSGKTTTTIKLANYLKLRKKKVLVAACDLQRLAAVEQLRQLCVANEIDLFYIENENNPIKVAKEALEKAKSGLYDVLLVDTAGRLAIDEKLMQEIKDVKNAINPHEIFYVADAMSGQDAVKTATSFNEILGISGVILSKFDSDSKGGVAISIAKQLNIPLRFVGTGEKVADIESFIPDRIVSRITGEGDLATLVEKTSTIIDEKEAKRLNQKIKKGQFNFNDFLDQMESVKKLGSMKSLIGMIPGLSNIANQIKDIDLDNSKEILHIKAMINSMTKKERENPELLNNSRKRRLATGSGLSQVEVNRFLKQFENASKLAKKFSGKGGAKGLANMLSQANLKRPV from the coding sequence GTGTTTGAACAAATTAGCGAGTCTTTTAGATTAGCCGTTAGCAAGATACGTTTTGTAGATGACGAAAAAGCTCTAAAAAACGCACTTGACGTGCTCAAAAAAGCTCTTTTAAAAGCTGATGTTCACCATAAAGTCACCAAAGATCTACTTGCGTCTATCGAAAGCGAACTAAAGCAAACTGGCGTAGGCCAAAAGAATTTCTTAGATGCGATAAAGTCAAATTTAACGACTATCTTAACAGCTCCTGGCAACCAAGGCTTTGTCTATGCACCAGTTGCACCGACTATTGTTTTGATGGCTGGCTTGCAAGGTAGTGGTAAAACAACGACAACTATTAAGCTTGCAAACTATCTAAAGCTAAGAAAGAAAAAAGTTTTAGTTGCGGCTTGTGACTTGCAAAGATTGGCGGCGGTTGAGCAGCTAAGACAGCTCTGCGTTGCAAATGAGATCGATCTTTTTTATATAGAAAATGAAAATAACCCTATAAAAGTAGCAAAAGAAGCGCTAGAAAAAGCAAAAAGCGGTCTTTATGATGTGCTTTTAGTGGATACCGCAGGTCGTCTTGCGATCGATGAGAAGTTGATGCAAGAGATAAAAGATGTAAAAAATGCGATAAATCCACATGAAATTTTCTACGTAGCTGATGCTATGAGTGGACAAGATGCCGTAAAAACAGCTACAAGTTTTAATGAAATTTTGGGAATTTCTGGAGTTATCCTTTCTAAATTTGACTCTGACTCAAAGGGTGGTGTAGCTATTAGTATTGCAAAACAGCTAAATATTCCACTTAGATTTGTTGGCACTGGCGAGAAAGTAGCTGATATCGAGAGTTTTATACCAGACCGCATCGTAAGCCGTATAACGGGTGAGGGCGACTTAGCTACTTTAGTCGAGAAAACATCGACTATTATAGATGAGAAAGAGGCAAAACGTCTAAATCAAAAGATAAAAAAAGGTCAATTTAACTTTAATGACTTTTTAGATCAGATGGAGAGTGTTAAAAAGCTTGGCAGTATGAAGTCTTTGATTGGGATGATACCTGGTCTTTCAAATATTGCAAATCAGATAAAAGATATAGATCTTGACAATTCAAAAGAAATTTTACATATTAAGGCTATGATAAACTCTATGACTAAAAAAGAGCGTGAAAATCCTGAACTTTTAAATAATAGTAGAAAAAGACGTTTAGCGACTGGCTCTGGACTTTCTCAGGTAGAAGTAAATCGTTTTTTAAAGCAGTTTGAAAATGCCTCAAAACTTGCTAAGAAATTTTCAGGAAAAGGTGGAGCAAAAGGACTTGCAAATATGCTTTCTCAAGCAAATTTAAAAAGACCTGTTTGA
- the rpsP gene encoding 30S ribosomal protein S16: MATVVRLTRMGRKKRPFYRIVVTDSRKRRDSGWIESIGYYNPMVEPNVINFNKERLDYWKSVGAKLSDRVAQITK, encoded by the coding sequence ATGGCAACAGTAGTAAGACTAACAAGAATGGGACGTAAGAAAAGACCTTTTTATCGTATAGTTGTTACAGATAGCAGAAAAAGACGTGATAGTGGCTGGATAGAAAGTATTGGCTATTACAACCCTATGGTTGAACCAAATGTTATAAATTTTAATAAAGAGAGATTAGATTACTGGAAAAGCGTTGGTGCTAAACTTAGCGATAGAGTTGCACAAATTACAAAATAA
- a CDS encoding KH domain-containing protein — protein MVKNFLYEYAKLIADFPDKVSVDRQELGENFAEIIISADKVDTGKLIGKDGKMINAIKTVIIGCKAKDNTSYRVTVKAIE, from the coding sequence ATGGTTAAAAATTTTTTATACGAATACGCCAAGTTGATTGCTGATTTTCCTGATAAAGTAAGTGTTGATCGTCAGGAACTTGGTGAAAATTTTGCTGAGATAATTATAAGTGCTGATAAGGTTGATACGGGAAAACTTATCGGCAAAGATGGCAAAATGATAAACGCTATAAAGACCGTTATTATTGGTTGTAAAGCCAAAGATAATACAAGCTATAGAGTAACGGTAAAAGCTATTGAGTAG
- the rimM gene encoding ribosome maturation factor RimM (Essential for efficient processing of 16S rRNA): protein MSSNIVEVATIGRCVGLKGYLKLHNKSDFPEQFKKGATFFDKNNDQLTIKDYNRQKELVLFENFDDLDLAKTLVNRTIYTTKELTRKNCKLKKNEFFQFDIIGLKVVESGEILGIVEDIQDNFANSLLYIKTDEELTLGGKPKNFYVPYLEHFIESVNLDSGEILVKGARDILENS from the coding sequence TTGAGTAGTAATATTGTTGAAGTCGCTACCATCGGAAGATGTGTTGGTTTAAAGGGCTACTTAAAGCTTCACAATAAGAGCGACTTCCCAGAACAGTTTAAAAAAGGTGCAACCTTTTTTGACAAAAACAATGATCAGCTGACCATAAAAGACTACAATAGACAAAAAGAGCTAGTGTTGTTTGAAAATTTTGATGACTTAGACCTTGCTAAAACACTTGTAAATAGAACCATATATACCACAAAAGAGCTTACTAGAAAAAACTGCAAATTAAAAAAAAATGAATTTTTTCAGTTTGATATTATTGGATTAAAAGTTGTAGAAAGTGGTGAAATTTTGGGTATTGTAGAAGATATCCAAGATAATTTTGCAAATTCACTTTTATACATAAAAACTGATGAAGAGCTTACCTTGGGTGGTAAACCAAAGAATTTTTACGTTCCATATTTGGAGCATTTTATCGAAAGCGTAAATTTGGATAGTGGAGAGATTTTGGTAAAAGGCGCTAGAGATATTTTAGAAAATTCATGA
- the trmD gene encoding tRNA (guanosine(37)-N1)-methyltransferase TrmD, protein MKFTFITLFKNLVKPYFFDSILKRAIGNKFIEIDFINPRNFTKDKHNKVDDYMIGGGAGLLMFPQPLDESIKFLKEKDKNAHVIFLTPAGKKFNQNDAKRLSKKDHICFVCSRYEGFDERVVELWADEVFCIGDFVLTGGELPALCISDAISRNIPGVLGNDMSLEVESFENNLLEAPSFTKPDNFRSIFVVSEFLKGNHAKIHTLKNKMAHCKTRFFRPDLYQKLKPHK, encoded by the coding sequence ATGAAATTTACATTTATTACACTTTTTAAAAATTTAGTCAAACCTTATTTTTTTGATTCTATTTTAAAACGTGCAATTGGTAATAAATTTATTGAAATTGATTTTATAAATCCAAGAAATTTTACTAAAGATAAACATAATAAAGTTGATGATTATATGATCGGAGGCGGAGCGGGACTTTTGATGTTTCCACAGCCTTTGGATGAGTCGATCAAATTTCTAAAAGAAAAAGATAAAAATGCTCATGTGATATTTTTAACGCCAGCTGGTAAAAAATTTAATCAAAATGATGCAAAGAGGCTTTCTAAAAAAGATCACATTTGTTTTGTTTGCAGTAGATATGAAGGCTTTGATGAACGAGTTGTTGAGCTTTGGGCAGATGAAGTTTTTTGCATAGGCGATTTTGTTTTAACTGGCGGAGAGCTTCCTGCGCTTTGTATAAGTGATGCAATATCAAGAAATATACCTGGAGTTTTAGGAAACGATATGAGCCTTGAAGTTGAGAGTTTTGAGAATAATTTGCTTGAAGCTCCATCTTTTACAAAGCCTGATAATTTTAGATCAATCTTTGTGGTTTCAGAGTTTTTAAAGGGTAACCATGCTAAAATTCACACTTTAAAAAATAAGATGGCTCACTGCAAAACAAGGTTCTTTCGCCCTGATTTATATCAAAAGCTTAAGCCACATAAATAA
- the rplS gene encoding 50S ribosomal protein L19 produces MRNKYIEAFENAQIASKNIPDFRAGDTLRVATRIHEGDKTRIQNFEGICIARRGSGTGETFIIRKIGANSVGVERIFPIFSDSIEEIKVLRKGRVRRAKLFYLRDLRGKAAKIRELRK; encoded by the coding sequence ATGAGAAATAAATACATTGAAGCATTTGAAAACGCTCAAATTGCTAGTAAAAATATTCCTGACTTCCGTGCAGGAGATACATTGCGTGTTGCTACTCGTATTCACGAAGGCGATAAAACTAGAATTCAAAATTTTGAAGGTATTTGTATAGCTAGACGTGGTAGCGGTACTGGCGAAACATTTATCATCAGAAAAATCGGTGCTAACAGTGTTGGTGTTGAGAGAATTTTTCCAATTTTTAGTGACTCAATCGAAGAAATAAAAGTTCTTAGAAAAGGTCGTGTTAGAAGAGCTAAATTATTCTATCTACGTGACCTTCGTGGTAAAGCTGCTAAGATCCGCGAACTTAGAAAATAA